From the Leishmania donovani BPK282A1 complete genome, chromosome 30 genome, one window contains:
- a CDS encoding succinyl-coa:3-ketoacid-coenzyme a transferase-like protein: protein MLRRTLFRFKPAILTAAEALQDVRDGATIALGGFGFCGFPFELLEALNQRGTKQLTLIAGTTSGPENGTGPLARDRQLKKIITSYVGENSVLSDRLFHGEFEIEFCPMGTLVDRLRAAGAGLPAFYTPTGYGTAVAEGRLPVRFAPGKAVRVAEYSQPRETRQFNGRWCTLEMALPADFAFVRAWKADKRGNLVFRGTTQNFNLASAKA from the coding sequence ATGCTCCGCCGAACGCTGTTTCGTTTTAAGCCGGCCATCTTGACGGCAGCCGAGGCCCTTCAGGATGTGAGGGATGGCGCGACCATCGCCCTCGGCGGCTTCGGCTTTTGCGGCTTCCCGTTCGAGCTACTCGAAGCGCTTAACCAGAGGGGCACAAAACAGCTTACCCTCATCGCTGGCACGACATCGGGGCCTGAGAACGGGACCGGGCCCCTCGCGCGCGATAGGCAGCTAAAGAAGATCATCACCAGCTACGTTGGCGAGAACAGCGTTCTCTCGGATCGACTCTTTCACGGCGAGTTTGAAATCGAGTTTTGCCCCATGGGCACGCTGGTGGACCGTCTGcgcgctgcgggtgcggggCTGCCCGCCTTCTACACCCCCACCGGCTACGGCACCGCAGTAGCCGAGGGCCGCCTCCCCGTGCGCTTTGCGCCGGGCAAGGCGGTGAGGGTGGCCGAGTACAGCCAGCCACGCGAGACGCGGCAGTTCAACGGGCGGTGGTGCACGCTGgagatggcgctgccggcggactttgcgtttgtgcgcgcgtggaaGGCGGACAAGCGCGGCAACCTCGTGTTCCGCGGGACGACGCAGAACTTCAACCTTGCGTCCGCGAAGGCT
- a CDS encoding succinyl-coa:3-ketoacid-coenzyme a transferase-like protein, whose translation MLRRTRRALRPMVMSAAESVQDIHDGATIAAGGFGFCGFPFELFDAVNATKATNLTVIGATMGGVDSGFGPLARDGQLKKAITTYVGENPLFTKHLFHGEFEIEFCPMGTLVDRLRAAGAGLPAFYTPTGYGTAV comes from the coding sequence atGCTGCGCCGTACACGGAGGGCCCTCCGGCCAATGGTGATGAGTGCGGCCGAGTCTGTTCAGGACATTCACGATGGTGCCACCATCGCGGCCGGTGGCTTTGGTTTTTGCGGCTTCCCGTTCGAGCTTTTCGACGCCGTCAACGCCACCAAGGCGACGAACCTCACGGTGATTGGGGCGACAATGGGCGGCGTGGACAGCGGCTTTGGTCCGCTTGCGCGAGACGGGCAGCTAAAGAAGGCCATCACCACGTACGTTGGCGAGAACCCGCTTTTCACGAAGCACCTCTTTCACGGCGAGTTTGAAATCGAGTTTTGCCCCATGGGCACGCTGGTGGACCGTCTGcgcgctgcgggtgcggggCTGCCCGCCTTCTACACCCCCACCGGCTACGGCACCGCAGTA
- a CDS encoding RNA pseudouridylate synthase-like protein, producing MPRELRYCRPRRDPDESLLAYLSTKFTYLAETQWRQHIAAGDISVNGETLTDGSYVLRQGDMLRFAPPRSFEPPVDSKHIEVLYEDSTLMVVTKNGNLPVAEGGRYCENTLVEVLRRRGAAAFYTASTRTSFATTHEDTEKVSDTLTHAGKIAEASVRAEGSTAMDACGKGAEIATSSPSRRRLEDGSHMTSAAGSAPCASVPLSETPTVQQRSPLDLFTVQRLDKETSGVVVLAKNSFSARTLASRLEAQTKGCTDAVESRLRERGHAVALSSDTFDELVRLKAQSVHKTYTAVLRGAAPEDHTFVVVNYMDCMAKHPTHSWEAQHTQLKKLKMCCEPMKEILFSHAAASLPKPPKEQQMRWGKLAVTRIRVLASNRKLGLTCVQVELLTGRSHQIRLHCAAVGYPVLGDKLYTTVTPGREGGATAVSDAVYLERVRREDDPFLPIDDDVSGAGGTSRNGKMWCRRHLLHATWITFAHPDISPARLMTFMASPVPFFTADVRFECEEDSSLFSQWLTRAVSRPLERAETSQS from the coding sequence ATGCCACGCGAGCTGCGCTACTGCCGTCCAAGGCGCGACCCCGACGAGTCCCTACTCGCATATCTATCCACGAAATTTACCTATCTAGCGGAGACGCAGTGGCGTCAGCACATCGCAGCCGGTGACATCAGCGTCAATGGGGAGACACTCACTGATGGGTCCTATGTGCTCCGGCAGGGCGACATGCTTCGCTTTGCCCCGCCGCGCTCCTTCGAGCCGCCTGTGGACAGCAAGCACATTGAGGTCCTCTACGAAGACTCGACGCTGATGGTTGTTACCAAGAACGGTAACCTGCCGGTCGCGGAGGGGGGTCGCTACTGCGAGAACACGCTGGTGGAGGTTCTGcgacgccgtggcgctgctgcgttttACACGGCCTCCACGCGTACAAGCTTCGCCACAACACATGAGGACACGGAGAAGGTGTCTGACACACTCACTCACGCTGGTAAAATTGCTGAGGCCTCAGTGCGAGCTGAGGGCTCGACCGCGATGGACGCGTGTGGCAAAGGCGCTGAAATTGCTACTTCATCTCCTTCCCGACGGCGCCTGGAGGACGGCTCGCACATGACTTCCGCGGCCGGCTCAGCGCCGTGCGCCTCTGTGCCGTTGTCCGAGACACCAAcagtgcagcagcgaagCCCCCTCGATCTTTTCACAGTCCAGCGGCTGGACAAGGAAACCTCGGGTGTTGTGGTGCTTGCAAAGAACAGCTTCAGCGCAAGAACTTTGGCGTCGAGACTGGAGGCGCAGACGAAAGGCTGTACGGACGCAGTGGAGTCGCGACTGCGCGAGCGTGGCCACGCCGTGGCGCTCAGTTCCGACACTTTCGACGAGTTGGTTCGGCTCAAGGCGCAATCAGTGCACAAGACCTACACGGCGGTGCTTCGAGGTGCTGCCCCAGAGGACCACACCTTTGTTGTGGTGAACTACATGGACTGCATGGCGAAGCACCCCACGCACTCATGGGAGGCGCAACACACGCAATTAAAGAAGCTGAAAATGTGCTGTGAACCGATGAAAGAGATACTCTTctcgcacgcagcagcatcttTGCCGAAACCGCCCaaggagcagcagatgcggTGGGGCAAGTTGGCTGTAACTCGCATTCGCGTCTTGGCGAGCAACAGGAAGCTGGGACTGACATGCGTGCAGGTGGAGCTTCTCACCGGTCGAAGCCACCAGATTCGCCTGCactgcgccgctgtcggtTACCCGGTGTTGGGCGACAAGCTCTACACGACGGTGACACCTGGAAGAGAGGGCGGTGCCACCGCAGTGTCGGACGCGGTGTACCTCGAGCGCGTTCGGCGGGAAGATGACCCGTTTCTCCccatcgacgacgacgtcagcggcgccggtggcaccAGCAGAAACGGCAAAATgtggtgccggcgccacTTGCTGCACGCGACGTGGATCACCTTTGCACATCCAGATATTTCGCCGGCGCGCTTGATGACGTTCATGGCGTCGCCAGTGCCCTTCTTCACCGCGGATGTGCGTTTCGAATGCGAGGAGGACTCTTCGCTGTTCTCCCAGTGGCTCACACGTGCCGTCTCGCGGCCCCTGGAGAGGGCGGAGACTTCGCAGAGCTGA